Proteins encoded in a region of the Gemmatimonadaceae bacterium genome:
- a CDS encoding (2Fe-2S)-binding protein encodes MELTVNGSPREVDPARFPTLLAALRDQLGLTGPKLSCDHGECGACTVRLDGDLVYACLTLTATCGGAEVRTVEGLAEGSALHPLQQAFITHDAAQCGFCTPGQLLAAEALLERNAHPTDAEIRTAMSGNLCRCGTYPKIITAIRAVADAGKTP; translated from the coding sequence ATGGAACTGACCGTAAACGGCTCCCCCCGCGAGGTCGATCCCGCGCGCTTCCCGACCCTGCTCGCCGCCCTGCGCGATCAGTTGGGACTGACCGGCCCGAAGCTCAGCTGCGACCACGGTGAGTGCGGCGCTTGTACCGTGCGCCTCGATGGCGACCTGGTCTACGCCTGCCTCACGCTGACGGCGACCTGCGGAGGCGCCGAGGTCCGCACGGTCGAGGGCCTCGCCGAGGGCAGCGCGCTGCATCCGTTGCAGCAGGCCTTCATCACGCATGACGCCGCGCAATGCGGGTTCTGCACGCCGGGCCAGTTGCTCGCGGCTGAGGCGCTTCTTGAACGCAACGCACATCCGACGGACGCGGAGATCCGCACGGCGATGAGCGGCAATCTCTGCCGCTGCGGCACCTACCCGAAGATCATCACCGCCATTCGTGCGGTGGCCGACGCCGGGAAGACGCCGTGA
- a CDS encoding ferredoxin family protein, whose amino-acid sequence MPYVITEACIGTKDKACVDVCPVDCIYEGPDQLYIHPDECIDCGACEPECPVTAIFPEEDVPANLKSYIAKNKDVFAGPNPPGKPTR is encoded by the coding sequence ATGCCGTACGTGATCACCGAAGCCTGCATCGGCACCAAGGACAAGGCGTGTGTCGATGTCTGCCCCGTGGACTGCATCTACGAGGGACCGGACCAGCTCTACATCCATCCTGACGAGTGCATCGACTGCGGTGCCTGCGAGCCCGAGTGCCCGGTGACGGCGATCTTCCCGGAGGAAGACGTGCCGGCGAACCTCAAGTCGTACATCGCCAAGAACAAGGACGTCTTTGCGGGGCCGAATCCGCCGGGGAAACCGACGCGGTAG
- a CDS encoding isoprenylcysteine carboxylmethyltransferase family protein, which yields MTTISASESSRPARIGAVIFRNRGWLPVPFLAVPLIAPGGITRLGVVIGAMLIVLGEAWRLWGVATAGTVTRRRSRNVQKLVTHGPFALSRNPLYNGNFLIWMGFVALSGVWWFLPVAIALFAVEYFFIVRYEEGVLESIFGDEYLAYKQHTPRWIPGLSSTQTDGEFFWAEAWKSEISTFLQYAALLIVFVGKDRYFPRGLF from the coding sequence TTGACCACCATCTCAGCTTCCGAATCCTCCCGCCCCGCCCGTATCGGCGCCGTGATCTTCCGCAACCGCGGCTGGCTCCCGGTCCCGTTCCTCGCGGTTCCCCTGATCGCCCCGGGCGGCATCACTCGGCTCGGCGTGGTCATCGGCGCGATGCTCATCGTGCTTGGCGAGGCCTGGCGACTCTGGGGCGTGGCCACCGCCGGAACCGTGACGCGCCGGCGCTCGCGCAACGTCCAGAAACTCGTCACGCATGGGCCCTTCGCGCTGAGCCGCAACCCACTCTACAACGGCAACTTCCTGATCTGGATGGGTTTCGTCGCCCTGAGCGGCGTCTGGTGGTTCCTCCCTGTCGCCATTGCGCTCTTTGCCGTCGAGTACTTCTTCATCGTGCGGTATGAGGAGGGCGTGCTCGAGTCGATCTTCGGCGACGAGTACCTCGCATACAAGCAGCACACGCCGCGCTGGATCCCGGGCTTGTCCTCGACTCAGACGGACGGCGAGTTCTTCTGGGCCGAAGCGTGGAAGAGCGAGATCAGCACGTTTCTGCAGTATGCGGCGCTGCTGATCGTGTTCGTCGGGAAGGATCGCTACTTTCCGCGGGGGTTGTTCTAG
- a CDS encoding alpha/beta fold hydrolase, translating to MITYLDGRAIGYDDVGSGVPVLFVHGFPHNRSLWAPQLGALAAPARTICMDLRGFGESAGGASEGVDGYADDAAVLLDTLGIDRVVLAGLSMGGYAAFAFWRRHRQRVRALVLCDTRATADNETGQQARREMQALARERGSMAVANQMITGMVGRTTREKNPELVDELHRMMSLAPVQGIVDALDALRTRPDSTPTLATIDVPTLIVVGDEDVLTPAKDARTMHLAIAGSRMEVIAGAGHVSNMERPATFNHVLSEFLVALTAQ from the coding sequence GTGATCACCTACCTGGATGGCCGTGCCATCGGCTACGACGACGTCGGCTCGGGCGTTCCCGTGCTCTTCGTGCACGGCTTTCCGCACAATCGTTCACTCTGGGCGCCGCAGCTTGGGGCCCTGGCGGCGCCAGCGCGAACCATCTGCATGGACCTGCGCGGCTTCGGCGAAAGCGCCGGGGGTGCATCGGAAGGGGTGGATGGCTATGCCGACGATGCCGCCGTCCTGCTCGACACCCTCGGCATCGATCGCGTCGTGCTCGCGGGACTCTCCATGGGCGGTTATGCCGCGTTCGCGTTCTGGCGCCGCCACCGCCAGCGCGTGCGCGCGCTGGTGCTCTGCGACACGCGAGCGACGGCGGACAACGAGACCGGTCAGCAGGCGCGCCGCGAGATGCAGGCGCTCGCGCGGGAGCGGGGAAGCATGGCCGTCGCCAACCAGATGATCACCGGCATGGTCGGCCGCACCACGCGGGAGAAGAACCCCGAACTGGTGGACGAACTGCATCGCATGATGTCGCTCGCCCCCGTGCAGGGGATCGTGGATGCGCTCGACGCGTTGCGGACGCGGCCAGACTCGACACCGACGCTCGCCACCATTGACGTGCCGACGCTGATCGTCGTCGGCGACGAGGACGTGCTCACGCCGGCCAAGGATGCCCGCACGATGCATCTCGCCATTGCCGGCAGCCGGATGGAAGTGATCGCAGGCGCCGGGCACGTGAGCAACATGGAGCGCCCGGCGACGTTCAATCACGTGCTCAGCGAGTTCCTGGTCGCACTCACCGCGCAGTGA